The following are encoded together in the Rhizobium tumorigenes genome:
- the radC gene encoding RadC family protein produces MAKRPGLENGHGERSPDSEAIPGDSEPALFDERMFFAEQPAKTAQLRKPIDLQKADPMAHVHGHRERLRTRYRENGDAALADYEILELLLFRLIPRRDTKPIAKALIDRFQTLGGVMGAPIALLQEVNGIGEAVALDLKLMASVAQRMLKSEIRGKKVLASWSSVIDYCHSAMAYETREQFRILFLDKRNTLIADEVQGRGTVDHTPVYPREVVKRALELSATAIILVHNHPSGDPTPSRADIDMTKTIVDTAKPLGIVVHDHIIIGKDGHASFKGLRLI; encoded by the coding sequence ATGGCCAAGCGCCCCGGTCTGGAAAACGGACATGGCGAGAGATCACCAGACAGCGAGGCCATACCGGGCGATAGCGAACCGGCGCTGTTCGACGAACGGATGTTCTTTGCCGAGCAGCCGGCCAAGACCGCCCAGCTGCGAAAACCCATCGACCTGCAGAAGGCCGACCCCATGGCCCATGTCCACGGTCATCGCGAACGGCTGCGGACGCGCTACCGGGAAAATGGCGATGCGGCGCTGGCCGACTACGAAATCCTCGAACTGCTGCTGTTCCGGCTGATTCCGCGCCGCGACACGAAGCCCATCGCCAAGGCGCTGATCGACCGCTTCCAGACGCTGGGCGGCGTCATGGGCGCGCCGATTGCGCTGCTGCAGGAGGTCAACGGCATCGGCGAGGCGGTGGCGCTTGATCTCAAGCTGATGGCCTCAGTCGCCCAGCGCATGCTGAAAAGCGAGATCCGTGGCAAGAAGGTGCTGGCCTCCTGGTCCTCCGTCATCGATTACTGCCACAGTGCCATGGCCTACGAAACCCGAGAGCAATTCCGCATCCTGTTCCTCGACAAGCGCAACACGCTGATCGCCGACGAGGTGCAGGGACGCGGCACCGTCGACCATACGCCGGTCTATCCGCGCGAGGTCGTCAAGCGGGCGCTGGAGCTGTCGGCAACGGCGATCATCCTCGTCCACAACCACCCCTCCGGCGACCCGACCCCGTCGCGCGCCGACATCGACATGACCAAGACCATCGTCGATACCGCCAAGCCGCTCGGCATCGTCGTCCACGACCACATCATCATCGGCAAGGACGGCCATGCGAGCTTCAAGGGGTTGCGGCTGATCTGA
- a CDS encoding dual specificity protein phosphatase family protein encodes MLTAASPRRFSSLRLMARGFFMYGVLPLLALIGGFYAHMIWTTNFHPVISGELYRSSQPSAATIAALQKQYGIKTIINLRGENAGHGWYDAEVAEAKELGINHIDFRMSSRHELTQEQAATLVQLMRDAPKPLLIHCQAGADRTGLATALYLAAIDKTTEKVAEGQMSIIYGHVSLPISAAYPMDETFEKLEPWLGLSNS; translated from the coding sequence ATGCTGACAGCAGCTTCGCCGCGCCGCTTTTCATCCCTTCGCCTGATGGCGCGGGGATTTTTCATGTATGGGGTCCTGCCCCTTCTCGCCCTGATCGGCGGCTTCTATGCCCATATGATCTGGACCACGAATTTCCATCCGGTCATTTCAGGCGAACTCTACCGTTCGTCGCAGCCTTCTGCTGCCACGATTGCCGCACTGCAGAAGCAGTATGGCATCAAGACGATCATCAACCTGCGCGGCGAGAATGCCGGCCATGGCTGGTACGATGCCGAAGTTGCCGAAGCCAAGGAACTCGGTATCAACCACATCGACTTCCGCATGTCCTCGCGCCACGAGCTGACGCAGGAGCAGGCGGCAACACTGGTGCAATTGATGCGCGATGCACCGAAGCCGCTGCTGATCCATTGCCAGGCCGGCGCCGACCGCACGGGGCTTGCCACCGCCCTCTATCTTGCGGCGATCGACAAGACAACGGAGAAGGTTGCCGAAGGCCAGATGTCGATCATCTACGGCCATGTCTCGCTGCCGATCAGCGCCGCCTACCCGATGGACGAGACCTTCGAAAAGCTCGAACCCTGGCTCGGCCTCTCCAATTCGTGA
- the sthA gene encoding Si-specific NAD(P)(+) transhydrogenase has translation MYQYDLIVIGSGPAGRRGAIQAAKLGKTVLVIEQGKRVGGVSVHTGTIPSKTLRETALNLSGWRERGFYGRAYRVKQQISAEDLRRRLLITLDHEVEVLEHQFARNHVQHVRGKASFVDPRTIEITKDDGEVVRATATSILLAVGTKPFRPSYMPFDHQTVLDSDEILEMETLPRSLIVIGAGVIGIEYATIFSSLDTQVTLLDPKSTMLDFIDKEIVEDFTYQLRDRNMKLLLGQKADKVEKLENGKVEVTLGSGRRLVTDMVLFAAGRMGATDELNLPAAGLEADSRGRLSVNPETFATSVPHIFAAGDVIGFPSLASTSMEQGRIAARVAVGAIAKEPQKYFPYGIYAVPEISTCGLTEEEVKERGIPYECGIARFRETSRGHIMGLDTGLLKMIFSLKTRRLLGVHIVGEGATELVHIGQAVLNLKGTVEYFVENTFNYPTLAEAYKIAGLDAGNRMGDIKSEL, from the coding sequence ATGTACCAATACGATCTTATTGTTATCGGCAGCGGTCCGGCTGGCCGCAGAGGCGCCATTCAGGCTGCCAAGCTCGGCAAGACGGTTCTGGTCATCGAGCAGGGCAAGCGCGTCGGCGGCGTCTCCGTCCACACCGGCACCATCCCTTCGAAGACACTGCGCGAAACGGCGCTCAACCTGTCCGGCTGGCGGGAACGCGGCTTCTACGGCCGCGCCTACCGCGTCAAGCAGCAGATCAGCGCCGAGGACCTGCGCCGCCGCCTGCTGATCACCCTCGACCACGAGGTCGAGGTGCTCGAGCACCAGTTTGCCCGCAATCACGTCCAGCACGTTCGCGGCAAGGCGAGCTTCGTCGATCCGCGCACGATCGAAATTACCAAGGACGACGGCGAGGTCGTGCGGGCGACGGCAACCAGCATCCTGCTTGCCGTTGGCACAAAACCTTTCCGCCCGAGCTACATGCCGTTCGACCACCAGACCGTGCTCGACAGCGACGAAATCCTCGAGATGGAAACGCTGCCGCGCTCGCTGATCGTCATCGGCGCCGGCGTCATCGGCATCGAATACGCGACGATCTTCTCCTCCCTTGACACGCAGGTCACTCTTCTCGATCCGAAATCGACGATGCTCGACTTCATCGACAAGGAGATCGTCGAGGATTTCACCTACCAGCTGCGCGATCGCAACATGAAGCTGCTGCTCGGCCAAAAAGCCGACAAGGTGGAGAAGCTCGAAAACGGCAAGGTCGAGGTCACCCTCGGCAGCGGCCGCCGCCTGGTGACCGACATGGTGCTGTTTGCCGCCGGGCGCATGGGCGCCACCGACGAGCTCAATCTGCCGGCCGCAGGCCTGGAGGCTGACAGCCGCGGCCGCCTCTCGGTCAACCCGGAAACCTTTGCCACCAGCGTGCCGCACATCTTTGCCGCCGGCGACGTCATCGGCTTTCCGAGCCTCGCCTCGACTTCGATGGAACAGGGCCGCATCGCTGCCCGCGTCGCCGTCGGCGCCATCGCCAAGGAGCCGCAGAAATATTTCCCCTACGGCATCTACGCCGTGCCGGAAATCTCCACCTGCGGCCTCACCGAGGAAGAGGTCAAGGAACGCGGCATCCCCTACGAATGCGGCATCGCTCGCTTCCGCGAAACCTCGCGTGGCCACATCATGGGGCTGGATACCGGCCTGCTGAAGATGATCTTCTCCTTGAAGACCCGCCGCCTGCTCGGCGTCCACATCGTCGGCGAAGGCGCCACCGAGCTGGTCCATATCGGCCAGGCCGTGCTCAACCTAAAGGGCACCGTCGAATATTTCGTTGAGAATACCTTCAACTACCCGACGCTGGCCGAAGCCTACAAGATCGCAGGCCTCGATGCAGGCAACCGCATGGGCGACATCAAGTCGGAGCTTTGA